DNA from Leptospira harrisiae:
TGATAAGCATAAGACCAATGAGAAATAGTCCCACAATAGGGGCTACCGATTGGATCACTTTACCTAACGGTTGTTTGAAGATTCCAGATGCCACAAATAGGTTCACACCCACTGGTGGTGTGAGGTAACCAATTTCCAAGTTCACAATCATAATGATTCCGAAGTGAACTGGATTGATTCCGTAGTTGATTGCCATAGGTGCCAAAAGGGGAGCAAGCACAAGAATCGCACTCATAATATCCATAAACATTCCCACGATGAGTAACAATACGTTCACACCAATGAGAAAGGTCACTGGACTTGAGATGAGTTCGGACATGGTCGCTACGAGATTTTGAGGAATTTCATTTTCGATCATGAACTTGTTCAAACTGACTGCAAGGATTAGGATGAGGAAAAGAATCCCTAACATCTCAGCACTTTCGGCCATGATTTTGGGAATCTTAGGAAAACTAAGTTCTTTGTGAATGAATACTTCGACAAGGATGGCATAAAATACAGCAATGGCTGCTGATTCTGTGGCAGTGAAGAATCCTGAGTAAATTCCACCAAGGATCACCACAGGCATAAGAAGGGCAAGAACCCCTTCTTTCCATGCGGTGCGAATTTCTGGCCAGTCCCATTTTCCGCGACCTACATTTCCGGCACGAAACACAGAGTATATCATAAGAAGTGACATGAGTAAAATTCCTGGACCAATCCCTGCAATGAAAAGATCGGTAACAGAAACTCCTACCATAATCGCATACACGATCATAGGAATACTAGGAGGGATGATGATCCCGAGAGTTCCACCAGAAGCAAGAAGACCCATAGAAAACTGAGTAGGGTAACCTGCTTTGGTAAGAGAAGGATACATGAGTCCACCGATAGCAATAAGTGTCACAGGAGAAGATCCAGAAATGGCAGCAAAAATCCCACAAGAAAATACACCTGCAATGGCAAGGCCTGCAGGGATCGGTGCCGTCATGGCTTGGGCAATCCGAATGAGTCGTCTTGCAATACTACCATGAGTCATTAAATTCCCTGCGATGATAAAAAGTGGAATCGCAAGAAGGATTTCTTTATCACCAGCAAAAAACAAATCTCCAATGATGCTGTTGAGTTCTTGGAAAGACTCAAGAGGTGGATCTGGTAAAAAGTAATAACAATACACAGTGATGGCACCCATAAGTACGATGAGTGGCTGTCTGAGTAAAATTAAAGCAAGTAAGAGTAGGAGTATTCCCCAAGAACCCATTATTGATTCCCCCGTGAATTAGATTCGGAAAGTTCTTTTTCCGCAAGTTCCAAAGCTTCTGTGGCTTCATTGATGTCGGAAGGAATGAGTGCTGGAAAAATTCCATAACATAAATGTCTAAAACCCATAGAAAGAAAGATGTATGGGAATATCATTTGTACTTTCCATAAGTGAATTTCTGTTACTGGATTCACTTCATCTAAACTGATACTTTCTAGAACATAAATGACAGATAGGTAAGCGAGGAATAAAAAGAAAAGAGAGATTACCCATTGCTCGATGACTTTGATATAAGGTAAGAATTTTTTTGGTAATACCTTATCTGCAATTTCCGGACGTAAGTGTGAACCTTTGGCACTTGCAAGTGCAGATCCGAAAAGCCCACCCCATAACATAAAATAGAGGGAAAGTTTTTGTGCCCAAATGATTCCACCAAGGCCGAGCCACTCTAAAAATCCAGAGGTTCCTCCGTGAATGGATTCTGCAATGTAAACACTCCAATCGCCAACAAAACCAGCTACACCAGTATTAGGATAAGCTTCAGTGACATCCATAACCCA
Protein-coding regions in this window:
- a CDS encoding TRAP transporter large permease codes for the protein MGSWGILLLLLALILLRQPLIVLMGAITVYCYYFLPDPPLESFQELNSIIGDLFFAGDKEILLAIPLFIIAGNLMTHGSIARRLIRIAQAMTAPIPAGLAIAGVFSCGIFAAISGSSPVTLIAIGGLMYPSLTKAGYPTQFSMGLLASGGTLGIIIPPSIPMIVYAIMVGVSVTDLFIAGIGPGILLMSLLMIYSVFRAGNVGRGKWDWPEIRTAWKEGVLALLMPVVILGGIYSGFFTATESAAIAVFYAILVEVFIHKELSFPKIPKIMAESAEMLGILFLILILAVSLNKFMIENEIPQNLVATMSELISSPVTFLIGVNVLLLIVGMFMDIMSAILVLAPLLAPMAINYGINPVHFGIIMIVNLEIGYLTPPVGVNLFVASGIFKQPLGKVIQSVAPIVGLFLIGLMLISWIPEISLGLLGGEAAAPTP
- a CDS encoding TRAP transporter small permease, which encodes MKFVERILNTLSFGEKWAGGICFLLLTLLMIADVSKREVIDKVLSWVMDVTEAYPNTGVAGFVGDWSVYIAESIHGGTSGFLEWLGLGGIIWAQKLSLYFMLWGGLFGSALASAKGSHLRPEIADKVLPKKFLPYIKVIEQWVISLFFLFLAYLSVIYVLESISLDEVNPVTEIHLWKVQMIFPYIFLSMGFRHLCYGIFPALIPSDINEATEALELAEKELSESNSRGNQ